The DNA segment CTTTAAAGCAAGAATATTGTGGTAGCTGGCAAACGGGAAGCATTGCAGATCTTTCTTCTCAATCTGTTTGAGCTTTTTTATGTATTAGTAAGAGCCATGAACAAACACTTCTATGTATTCATACTACTATTGTTCTTACAGACAACGCTCACATGGGGCCCCTACTTGTGGTTTCACATGCTGCGAGTTGCCACATCAACCTTATCAGGTATTGCTTTATGTAATTTTTGGGTAAGCCAGTAGTGGAATATTGAAAGTCATGTTCACAGACCATAAATCATCTTTGTGAGCTACTggtcatttttttcaaaactatgAATGAACCTGTATTTTAACGTGTAGAGACATATTCTCTTGCCttagacacttttttttttttttttactttcaatcAACAACTCTTGAATGGAAGAACAAACAGGAAACACCCTTTTGCtgaacacttttttccccccttttcctccATTAGCGCTGGCAAGGGAGTGTATCAGCTTTCTATTTGGTTTTGTATGGAAGCGTTTTGTGTGACATTATCTGAAAAGAATGCTGTTTGGAGTAACTAAACTGACAGTTTTTATGAAGACAACTAATAATTATCCCATCTAGTTGTGTGCATTACAGCAGACTTCTGAggttacaaaataaaaataaggctGTTGTCAAGAGTCTTAAACTCATTGCATAGAAGTTTATTTGGCGTGTGGACCTCACAAAATTCtgccaagttttaaaaatacttgtccCAGTCTATGTTCCTCCCAAGGTGTAAAGTACCTTTATTGGTTTTTTTGACAAATGTGGTGTTTCTGTCATTGTATATctaattttgtgtatttttaaaaaaactataggcagtttattttattaactaACTTATCCTTACTTTTAGAAGTGCTTTTTCTCTAATGTACAGTGTAATTCCATTCCTTGTCATATCTGTTCTTCATGCACAAAGatactgctttccttttttcagaagtcttttaTTAATTTGAAGATTAGTACTTCCTTCTTCCcacttcagttttgcttcttaCATTTGTAATTCGAACTGGTCTTCTGCACAGAGCTCTAGACGCCAGCATATCTGTAAAGTTAGTTATTGTGAATATTCATTGAAGCAGTCAATTGCCAACTTCgaatttgttttccttgaagACAACTAACTCCTTTGCGTCCTCGGCAGATTTGTAATTTGAAGTGCAATATATTTGGCTTCCTGCTTGCCTTTACTcaagcagcagtgctgtagCCATCACCCTGGTAGAGACTGACTGACACAAACCCCTGGTTCCACACTTGTGATGCTGCATTACCTGTTCTAGCAGAGCAGCGCTGCGTGTAGCCTCCAGCTTGAAAGCTGAGACAGCtgaaaacctaaatattttattaatccATTAGGATGCAACACAGAACATTGTTAAAACTCCTACTGACTTGAAGTATGCATGTATCAATAAATAACTCTCTAGTTCACTGGGTCCGTTAGACTGAAGTGCCAGTGCAATTGGTAGCCATGTATTTTTGTCTAACCTTACTTGTCAGTTCCAAGTTCAGTTAAAGGCTTATCCTTTAACTGATCCCCTAGCAAAACAAACCGGGGTTCAAAGCTGAAACCAGTAGAATTCAAACGAATGCCGCCACCATCTATATTTTCGTTGACTTCCATGTTCTTCTCCTTTCATTCATTCTTTATCTTAAAGGACAACTACTGGTATATTGGGCTAATAATTACATACAAGTAGATTAGCCtagcaggttttggttttgtcttttgtgtGAAGTAGGACTATGGAAAACCATTCAGGAAAGATGAggataccttttaaaataaaactgtgctTAAGAATTTTCTTCTAGATACTAATCATATGTAAacctctctttatttttttttagtgtgtgaTTTCCTGGGAGAAAAGATTGCATCTGTGCTGGGGATAAGCACACCAAAATACCAATATGCCATTGATGAGTATTACAGAATGAAGAGAGAGGTATGTGTGTGAGATAGGGCTCTtaccttccttttctccaacTTGCCTTccctggtattttaaaaaaaaaaagaaattaatttgtattcCAGCATTAAAATGAGGGTTTAGAACCCCTATTTCAGTTTgccttcagttttcatttgacAAACAATTAATGCCTGCCTATACATCAGCCTTTTCTCGCCAGTTTATCAGTTAGAACGGGCTAGGTCCCGCTTGTACAATGCATTTTCAAGTCAAGTGTGAGGAAGTTGGATGGAGCACTGGGCACTGCAAAGGGGTGGCTGCTAGGAGTATACTTCCAACTCTTAAAACCTGTTCAACAAAGTGTCAAGGGTAAAGGTTACCATTTGTTCTAAACTATAACTGGAAATGATGATAGGTAGTCAGTGCTTTATGCAAAAAAAAgccttaataatttttatttgaaagagaGAGGAAACCTATTTAAAGCTTTactatgattttttaatttttgatagCTTTTTATTATTGAGCTGAAAAAGCTTTAGAGAAGGTAGACCTATTGCTGTTGACTAAAAAGTGCTTGTCTAgacacatgattttttttggtgtttatttAACACAGTTTAATCCTCACTTTgggtgattttattttattttttctccataaaaGGAATTCTGGAATATACCTCATTTTATTACCAACTAATGCCTGTTTTTTAGTGGAGCAGACATCCTTGCCTCCTAATAGGAACTGGTATACTCTTATGGAAAGACTTCAATTGAATGTAAGTAAGTGGTAAACAGTAGCTTACAAATCCAGTTATCTATTTttaggaggaagaggaggaacaggaaaacaagatgtcggaagaagcagaaagacagcATCAGGAACAGCAGAACAAGCCCCAGGCTGAAGCTCCTGTCCGGACAGACCAGCCTGAAGCAACAGCATGCACTTCATTTGTGAATGTAAACTTTGAAAACGAGGGAGATGGCCAGTCTgttggggaaaacaaacaagatgTAGTTCCTGTCCCTCCTTAAGTGTAAAGGTCTGTATAATGTAGGAAATAGGAAGTGTCAGGTGTCACAATCTGGCTataagaagcaggaaaaatagGATTATACTTGTTCAGTGAAATAACAACTTCTAGCATTCTTATTGATCAGGAGAGAGCTAGGCAGTATCTGTTCAGTCTGTCTGCCTAATAAAGGCTGAGGTGTTCTGCCAAACTGGCACttcagttaaaatgaaaattgcacTACAAACATTTGGTCTAAAATTGAATGTGTGAGCTAATTTCTgtggaaagaagtaaaaatgtcttttccttgAATTGCTGTGTCTGTAACCCCTGTGGATTGCAGATGCAGTGCTGCTTCCTACTTCTAAAACACCTATTTCTGATTTGCACATTGTTTGCAACTTGGCTCTCTGTGAATAGATTAATAGGAATCAATACCCTGTAACTCAAGTCATTATAATAGTGTCTTATTTCCCCTATTTATTGTCACTATtgtatgcatgtattttttttctgttgttgtttaaCACGAGATAATGTTAGATTTAATGTTAATTAGATTTAAGGGtccactgacttttttttttttaaattaaagaaaaacattaaaggaGGCTGTAAACACCCTTAAGAACTTACTGACAAGTACCAGCACTTTTGGAGGCTGACAGTGCTCAGCTGTTCCATTCAGTGCTGCAGCCAAGTACAGAACTAGCATCAGTGTAAGATGTTCTCACTCCCAAGTCCAAAAACAAAGAGATCCACCTGCTTGAATACTTCATATTGCTCCCAGCAGTCTGGGAAACAAACTAAGGTCTTGCTAAATTATACTGAATGCACCAGACACTGCCTACATTACCAGTCTAGAACTATGAAAACTTTTTTGGACATAGTTTACCTGAGTCAGTGTACTTGATTAACCTAAACAGAGTACTTGTTTAGTGTTAAATTACCAGTAAGGGATGTGCCATTGCAAGTGTAACCCCTTTAGCACAGAATACATGAATAACTAGAAATCACAAAACCAAACTTatgattctttttcttaaataaacaaaacttcGTTGCAGTCCTGCAAcaacagtaactttttttttttgtctaagtGAAATGCAGGTAGCTCCAAAGCTTTTAAATAGCCCCAAATACCAATTAAGGTTATTTTAACTGCAATGACTGTCATTTTGCTGTGGCTTGTAAAAGGTGACTCATTTACTTTGTGACAATCAGATGTCAGTGCCCCAGTCACTTTTGTTACAGAACTATTATAGATAAAGGAGCAGAGAATCTGTACTAGTTACCATGTAAAAcattacttcagtgaaattttgTGCTGGGTATCGTCATATGTCCCTGGCCTTGGTCCCACTACCAACTGAGGAGCCTGACGTAACACCGGAGGCTGGCTGACTTGGCTATTAGTTTCCAGCGTTCAATTATATATTTCAGACAACCCTCTGCCTGTAGAGCACAACTTCCCTCTCCTCTCATCTGCCCTTACCATTCCAGCACTACAGAAGGTCTTATGAGGAGGATTCATCAGCTCTATTCCATCCGTTTTGATACTCTGTTCTTTGCCTCTTTTTGAATTGTAAGACAGAGGGTGCTGACAGCTGTGTAAAGTCATTCCTCAGCCCAAAACACCTGCAAGGGAGAGTTGGTTCAACACCTGGGgaacacacagaaaagcagcttgttGAGAGTTCTTATACTGTCAGAGGTAGAAAGCCTCATGTAGCTCAAGGGTAAAACCTTTACAGCTGAaggatattttgcttttctgccaaGACATTAGTGTCAGTTGTGTTGGTTTCCCCTCCCCCTATTATCTGTTGCATCAGAAATGGTCTCACTGCCTTGGGTTTAAACTTCTTtgtataaaatactgtattactCACTGTGCCTTAACTTAATCCTTCCTTCAGTTTTTTGCAAACTGTATGAAAGTGGTTACTTTCATaatggtttaatttttctgtaaatgcatTAATtggttattttatatttaatataatttttgaACTGGAAGTTGGCtatggcttttcttttaaaattgtgtgGTCATTGAAACTTTTATGTCTGCACACAGGTGCACGTGCCTGTTCATAGCTTCCATCTACTGAGTCACACATCCTGCTGGAATGTTCAAGTGCTGAAATTCAAAATACTATACTATCTCCACCCCTTCCTTACAATCTCATGTAGTAGTTTTTAGCATATTCAGTGTGTTCAGCACTACTCAGATCAATAAATAATGCAGGATTGCAACCACCTCTGGCCTGGAGCTATTGTAATTTCATCGGGAAGATGAAACATTTCTACAGCTGTGTTAAAGAGTAAGAGTTTCACTGCTTTAACTACTGCTGTAGCTCAGCTGTACAGTTAAGTTAGCAATATAAAATACTTGCACAGGAGGTTCAGTTGGTGAAAACCTTTATACAAGTGTTTGGACTAGCTTTAAATAGACCTAAAGCTAGTGcggttttatttttgttaataaacCTCTTAAGAATTAGGTAACTACTCATCAGTTAAGTAGTTATTTACTTACCCTTTCTGTTAGACACATAAAGCTGGACATACATGTAGAACAAAAAGGCTGAAAGTCTTTACCTCTTACTGAAGACTTCTGCCTTTACAACAGAATGCTCATACAGAACGCGGTGGGAGGCTTGGGATGGCCAAGTGGATACAGGCCAGTGCTGAAGATACCAAGAACCACATCTTTACTTTCACGATAAATTCACATTTAGAAAGGCATATTCAAATAAGGATAGGGCTTGGTACACAGGGATAAAgtccaaaaatatttattacaaaagGTAGTTTTTACGTCTTAAACACTTGCTTTTTTGGTttcagaaacgagttctgcaATTCTGGTATGTACCGCATTTTATATTGTAGGGGGAGGAAAGGTCCAGAGGGGAGTAAGATGGAAGAGCCATTGGTTCAGATAATGAACATTTCCAGCTTCCAACAGTTAATGCATCAAATTGAGAGATCCCTATGGATACAGTCTGCTCCTGTTCAAAGTCACGTATCATCAACATCAGCAGTGTTGTCATTATCGCTGGCCACAAGGACCTCTCTGTTCTCATATGTCCAGAACCCATTCAGATCAATTAGAATGCTGGTAACAGTGTCTCCTTGACTGCTATTGATCAAGTCTTGAAGGGAGATTTTGTACGGATCCTTTGGCTTCACCATATCAAAGATTTCGTCCTATGAAAGAAAAGTCAAATTGGGgaaactcccccccccccccccccattaatgataataataacagAATAATGGCTACTTTATGCCATATACAGAATGATCTTTGGGTAACGGTGACACCCACACcaagttaccaaaaaaaaaaaaaaaaaaaaaaaagcacattaaaaaaagcactgtTCAGTCCCAAATCATATAAGATACAAAGAACAGTTGGCTACCAATAGTAGCAATGTGCTCAGCTCCCGCATCTTAATAAttggctttcctggggaggCTTTGGCCTCAAATTGGCAACATGAAACTCAATTTGCTTGTATGAGCAAGTTTTACAGAAgctcttgtatttatttaagcaCTAAAACTGCTAAATGTAAAGTAGGCAGTAACAAAGTGTTTTATAGACAGGTTTTTAGTCACCAGTCTTCCCCCACCTCTAAGGGATGATCCTGAACCATAGAATAGACATAATGAGTATCTTCAGGTGTGAGAAACAGCAACGTGTATTTAACAGGTATTTTTGTCTGTTAGTAAGGAAACCACTATAACAGCTGCATACCAGATTTCTTACAGAGCAACTGCTGaacagaaagatattttcaagCCTGTGAGTAGGACAAATCAGATCATCTCTGCTACTCTGCACATAAATATATGACCTAGAAACTATGATGTAAGTACATTATGAAATGCTTATTCAAGTATTTCACATAGTACTCTATTCAGTAAAACTAACCTTGACATCCTGAAAAGAAACCGGTTCTTGTCCATGGATTTTCATTTGTTCCTGAATAGCCTagaaaaaacacccagaaaaGTTATGAATAGGTAGTGCAGTATCACACTAATACTATATGAAACTTTTTAGTGCTTCTGCATCTTAAGCTGTATTGCCCTGTAACAAAACATTCATGTTACAGCTTGCAATCAACTCTTCCACAAGTGAGGCTGGGGTGACTTAAGGCATCATCAATGCTACGCATCTCTGGCTTCACAGTTCTTAGTCAGTATGGTAAGAATCCAACTTCCATTATGACCAGTGTTTGCGCACACTGCAAATGGGATATGCAGCCACTTGAATATTATCACTCAACACTCAAAGCTTAAGATAGTAATACACTCAAAC comes from the Falco cherrug isolate bFalChe1 chromosome 7, bFalChe1.pri, whole genome shotgun sequence genome and includes:
- the LOC102047130 gene encoding protein FAM177A1 isoform X2 codes for the protein MEQGLSAITLYCAPAAGPAAASCAMEPEQQLANGDRGFENVELGVIGKKKKIPRRVIHFASGETMEEYSTDEEEDEQEKKDLLPPVDPTTLTWGPYLWFHMLRVATSTLSVCDFLGEKIASVLGISTPKYQYAIDEYYRMKREEEEEEQENKMSEEAERQHQEQQNKPQAEAPVRTDQPEATACTSFVNVNFENEGDGQSVGENKQDVVPVPP